Proteins from a single region of Syngnathus typhle isolate RoL2023-S1 ecotype Sweden linkage group LG10, RoL_Styp_1.0, whole genome shotgun sequence:
- the LOC133160778 gene encoding uncharacterized protein LOC133160778 translates to MMEQLQNHRESSFHDDLTTGGICFSCEQIFSTQQFLEEHVCPFTSHICTCGTEFAAYEDMLSHNVTHEPGQQVLHHETIKKRRFEKHIEEEEQLKRFKSGEVVWKAEGASMWAKQSPSASAYKTSISKQTSTASSNAGQGGLNMKSTFSSVGAPTVDLWTIYQPVVLVKTIRKWNQWKPYTCGKCGESFITKRTLFSHTNTHIADKISGCIGCGLLLSSRKFVPRFHTCNFPSTTAKLKLITARPLNFKRPITEIDLTQSPLKSSNADNQKSRMLQVTSALQLKNLNVRTYGKVAPGVRAMPTQPFKHDNSALSAPQKSSWKHSRSPVTKSTNLIQPVETSARGADFTCRVCHVVFESTQMLQRHKCPKADEFLARHGRIGKMINPRQDVVVPKPPVTRVNGERSHKFSADAKKQVPTDKEQSAENVVTADDMEDDCYIVETGQEKTSEMIYQVTSSVPIKT, encoded by the coding sequence ATGATGGAGCAACTTCAGAACCACCGAGAAAGCAGCTTCCATGATGATTTGACCACTGGAGGGATTTGCTTCAGTTGTGAACAAATCTTTTCTACTCAGCAATTTTTGGAGGAACACGTGTGCCCTTTTACGAGTCACATCTGCACTTGTGGAACTGAGTTTGCCGCGTACGAAGACATGCTCTCTCACAACGTCACGCACGAACCGGGACAACAGGTGCTGCATCACGAAACGATAAAAAAGCGCCGATTTGAAAAGCACATAGAAGAAGAGGAGCAGCTGAAACGCTTCAAGTCGGGTGAAGTTGTCTGGAAGGCGGAAGGTGCTTCTATGTGGGCAAAACAGTCTCCCTCGGCATCAGCTTATAAGACTTCTATTTCGAAACAGACGTCCACGGCCTCATCTAACGCTGGCCAAGGTGGCTTAAACATGAAGAGTACGTTTTCTAGTGTGGGCGCGCCAACAGTAGATCTTTGGACAATTTACCAGCCCGTGGTGTTGGTGAAAACGATCCGTAAGTGGAACCAGTGGAAGCCGTACACTTGCGGTAAATGCGGGGAAAGTTTTATCACCAAGCGCACGTTGTTTTCACACACTAATACTCACATTGCTGACAAAATCTCTGGCTGCATCGGATGTGGGCTGCTGCTTTCCAGCCGAAAGTTCGTGCCTCGCTTCCACACGTGTAACTTCCCCAGCACCACAGCCAAACTCAAACTCATCACAGCCAGACCACTCAATTTCAAGCGTCCCATCACAGAAATAGACCTGACTCAAAGCCCGCTTAAGTCTTCCAATGCGGACAACCAAAAGAGCCGGATGCTTCAAGTCACCTCGGCCTTGCAGTTGAAAAATCTAAACGTGCGAACGTACGGCAAAGTTGCTCCGGGAGTTCGCGCCATGCCTACCCAGCCGTTCAAACATGACAATTCCGCACTGAGCGCCCCGCAGAAAAGCAGCTGGAAGCATTCGCGCTCACCCGTGACCAAGAGCACAAACCTGATCCAACCCGTGGAGACGTCCGCCAGGGGAGCCGACTTCACGTGTCGAGTGTGCCACGTCGTCTTTGAGAGCACGCAGATGTTACAGAGGCACAAATGTCCCAAAGCCGACGAATTTTTGGCCAGACACGGCCGCATCGGGAAGATGATCAATCCCAGACAGGATGTGGTGGTACCCAAGCCCCCTGTGACTCGGGTGAACGGTGAGAGAAGTCACAAGTTCTCAGCGGACGCCAAGAAACAAGTCCCTACCGACAAAGAGCAAAGCGCGGAAAATGTGGTTACAGCTGACGATATGGAAGATGATTGTTACATTGTGGAAACCGGACAAGAAAAAACATCGGAAATGATCTACCAGGTCACTTCGTCTGTCCCCATCAAAACTTGA
- the im:7147486 gene encoding zinc finger protein 845: protein MMLGLQGSGPPSSKIYRCVACSATFSGLAALLVHQAKHATMLPKVIGPPSTQPDMNLQDALTANLKSSSPPASSDGASPSFYICDCGEEFQDFCQMLDHKQSHSSHLKSLDMTYNNAVSDGTDSADGSSNQTVDLQRTTALTDPALSCPSTSGSPPVKIELETRQRLEKSKVVPSTPLEQSKASEENNDGQLDQTSASKEAVPETVRASPSTHSSDNEERAAKNNKLMQILATAYTNHTAKPPTSNDSNVLITPKQEAIPVDVTPVTEEPAINDLSVAKLRRLLAKTNTKTKAPTISRIIDSSRKKIVSLTKMLSPVVVLETRQKLRDSGNSTLFGKYQCGRCRRIFPNSDRLTEHHFLHKKERIKCCRRCKQLIIGKLPFTDNHVCIASVKKPAQLPSTLPLVPKYVPFHSFNNKKKSFFCPVCKHNYARRYNLKKHKCQGPKAAPPQTRVSADRLQALRSNNKASPYKNGQVQHGTNSVSVSTEAPRVKVEVTSTTCEQSEMLDLPWSRSTNTFPPFFPTSADQHESPSGSAMDNTSSDAVPAPHNESGNEGQWTMPLDDETELLSSSQNAANEDEMDPDSKEMANLSYFVKDGIRRYPCPRCQKTYSRPSTLARHLRLCGFRPRGPASISHGAGNDGGPKPRVPCNVCGRNFSRKDNMLVHRRRCQFQGAAPKEPSPPNLPVSAQASSDDDANNWGFMSLPPVLPRRVTCECGVGFTSPRLLLEHLQKHAQESYTCPTCGETVNSWADYEVHLQIHMHPHHQLLKGLQTQRSQPLMLRIHQQLQQPPPPPPLAHQASQKEPVPEPSTPKKQRPVCSRCGNTFATRCSLRRHLSWDRCKGGRPLNAPKFYRCSRCSSEFPNMVSLLFHQRSGACKPAIKPVRCPVCLRWFSTVDGLQKHLLTHKQSDSHRCDICQCSYPTLKSLKTHRRRVHNVLCAELLT from the coding sequence ATGATGCTCGGGCTTCAGGGCAGTGGGCCTCCATCTTCCAAAATCTATCGTTGCGTGGCGTGTTCGGCAACCTTCAGCGGACTGGCAGCCTTGCTTGTACACCAGGCAAAGCATGCCACCATGCTCCCCAAGGTCATCGGGCCTCCTTCGACCCAGCCCGACATGAACCTGCAGGACGCTTTGACAGCAAACCTAAAGTCGTCCAGTCCACCAGCGTCGTCCGACGGCGCCTCGCCATCTTTTTATATCTGTGATTGCGGAGAGGAATTTCAAGACTTTTGTCAAATGCTTGATCACAAACAATCGCATAGTTCACACTTAAAGTCACTCGATATGACTTATAATAATGCCGTCTCAGATGGAACCGATTCTGCTGATGGGTCTTCTAATCAGACGGTAGATTTACAGCGGACCACAGCCTTGACGGATCCGGCCCTGAGTTGCCCCTCTACTTCAGGGTCGCCACCTGTGAAAATAGAGCTTGAAACCAGACAAAGACTGGAAAAGAGCAAAGTTGTTCCATCCACTCCCCTTGAGCAGAGTAAAGCCTCTGAAGAAAATAACGATGGACAACTTGACCAGACATCTGCAAGTAAAGAGGCAGTGCCAGAGACTGTGAGGGCTTCACCGTCCACTCATAGCAGCGACAATGAGGAACGAGCGgcaaaaaataacaaattaatGCAAATCCTAGCAACAGCCTACACGAATCACACCGCCAAGCCTCCGACTTCGAATGACAGTAACGTTTTGATCACCCCCAAACAAGAAGCCATCCCGGTCGATGTCACGCCAGTCACAGAAGAGCCGGCCATCAACGATCTCTCTGTGGCAAAGTTAAGACGATTGCTGGCAAAGactaacacaaaaacaaaagcccCCACCATCAGTCGAATTATCGACTCCAGCAGGAAGAAGATAGTTTCGCTGACAAAAATGCTCTCGCCCGTCGTGGTTCTTGAAACGCGTCAGAAACTTCGAGATTCTGGCAACAGCACTCTTTTTGGGAAATATCAATGCGGGCGCTGCCGTCGGATCTTCCCCAACTCCGACAGACTAACCGAGCACCACTTTTTGCACAAAAAGGAGAGAATTAAGTGTTGCCGTCGCTGCAAACAACTCATCATCGGCAAGCTGCCTTTCACCGACAATCACGTCTGCATTGCATCAGTGAAAAAACCCGCACAGCTGCCAAGTACATTGCCGCTGGTCCCCAAATATGTGCCCTTCCATAGCtttaacaacaagaaaaaatcaTTCTTTTGTCCCGTATGCAAGCACAACTACGCCCGCAGGTACAACCTGAAGAAGCACAAGTGCCAAGGCCCGAAAGCTGCGCCGCCCCAGACGCGCGTCTCCGCCGACAGACTACAAGCATTGAGGTCAAATAATAAAGCCTCGCCGTACAAGAATGGTCAAGTCCAGCACGGAACGAACAGCGTTTCCGTCAGCACCGAAGCCCCTCGGGTCAAGGTCGAGGTGACTTCTACTACTTGTGAGCAGTCTGAGATGCTTGACCTTCCCTGGAGTCGTTCTACCAATACCTTCCCGCCATTTTTCCCCACCTCGGCGGATCAGCATGAAAGCCCCTCTGGAAGCGCGATGGACAACACGAGCTCGGATGCTGTGCCGGCGCCGCATAACGAGAGCGGCAACGAAGGCCAGTGGACGATGCCTTTGGACGATGAAACGGAGCTGCTTAGTTCGTCTCAGAATGCTGCTAACGAAGATGAGATGGATCCCGACTCCAAGGAGATGGCCAACCTGAGTTATTTTGTCAAAGATGGCATAAGACGTTACCCCTGTCCCAGGTGTCAGAAAACCTACAGTCGCCCCTCTACTCTGGCCCGCCATTTACGCCTGTGCGGGTTCAGGCCTCGGGGACCTGCGTCCATATCGCACGGTGCTGGTAATGACGGCGGTCCCAAACCCAGGGTTCCTTGCAATGTCTGCGGAAGAAACTTCAGCCGCAAAGATAACATGCTGGTTCACCGGCGACGGTGTCAGTTTCAGGGTGCGGCGCCCAAAGAACCCTCGCCGCCAAATTTGCCAGTCAGCGCACAAGCAAGTTCAGATGACGACGCTAATAACTGGGGCTTCATGTCACTGCCCCCCGTGCTACCCAGGAGGGTGACGTGCGAGTGTGGGGTCGGGTTTACATCTCCGAGACTCCTCCTGGAGCATTTACAAAAGCACGCGCAGGAATCCTACACGTGCCCAACTTGTGGAGAGACTGTGAATTCTTGGGCTGACTACGAGGTTCACCTGCAAATCCACATGCATCCTCATCACCAGCTGCTGAAGGGACTCCAAACGCAGCGATCGCAACCCTTGATGCTTAGGATCCATCAGCAACTTCAGCAGCCACCTCCGCCGCCTCCACTCGCGCATCAAGCGTCACAGAAGGAACCAGTCCCTGAACCCTCAACCCCCAAAAAGCAGAGGCCTGTTTGCTCACGATGCGGAAATACATTTGCTACCAGATGTTCCCTCCGAAGGCACTTATCTTGGGACCGTTGCAAAGGCGGACGACCTCTGAACGCGCCCAAATTTTATCGCTGCTCCCGCTGCAGCTCCGAATTCCCCAACATGGTGAGCCTTCTGTTTCACCAGAGGAGCGGTGCCTGCAAACCTGCCATCAAGCCCGTGCGTTGCCCAGTTTGTCTCCGTTGGTTCAGCACTGTGGACGGGTTGCAGAAACACCTCCTGACTCACAAGCAGTCTGACTCCCACCGCTGTGATATCTGCCAGTGTTCATACCCAACCCTGAAATCTCTCAAAACCCATCGCAGGAGGGTGCATAATGTCTTGTGTGCAGAACTTCTAACTTAG